A single window of Phycisphaerales bacterium DNA harbors:
- the infB gene encoding translation initiation factor IF-2 → MAKQKRIFEIAKDLGVDSKAIVAKCHAEGIPVETVKNHMSTISAGLEQTIREWFTQHDTSGGTATAIETSEKVDLDQVRTKAPRRKKASSKDEGGDTAATTTVTVDAPADAPSEPIAAPMPAVTPTAPTAAPVAPSEVKAQPVTPAVEVKARKIEPTISTQPASTITATPTPSPTQAPAPAAIPMPQPTQVERPAAAASRPTDVAAQGPEGPGGGAGTATPTRNEPSRPPVRPNVPVKPAPMNVPLRPTGVSPAGPKLEVRAPVKLSGPKVVRVEAPEVLAPPRPRVNRPMGPGGPSGPMGPRPGGPGMMPGGGGGDDDRRNARRGGGAGAAAAKRSSGQGVPDRRRGRSGAEWSGSTQGIFSEQDLIEREARLARAGGFLKKRKQDLKKPGQPAAQDAAAEGRIRVTAPFTIKDLSASTGVKASEITKKLFMQGIMLKINDPIAVEKAVEIMMDFDIELEVVEARTAEETVSDQFAKREAKDQRQRGPVVTILGHVDHGKTSLLDKIRNANVAAGEAGGITQKTSAFVAEVEVENNKRQVVFLDTPGHEAFTSMRARGAKMTDVVVLVVSAPEGVMPQTVESINHAKAAKVPIVVALNKIDRPDATEAQVQKTLGELAKAGLNPAEWGGDTEVVRTSAVTGKGIDELLTALDYQAQLLELKADFDGAAQGTVIEAKMEEGRGAVASILIQQGKLKVGDFIVMGRSFGKVRDITDDKGKRVREAMPPMPVQVSGIDVVCDAGDKFFVTANLKQAEEAAEQRRQRERHTALAAPKLTLDSLFSQMQTAQGGESAVKEIRIILKTDQQGTVDVLKGECEKIATPEVKTRVIHAAVGGITESDVLLADASKAIIIGFNVIPSGKARQLSEAKGVEIRTYQVIYDITDDLKKAAEGMLAPEVREEVLGHAEVRAVFKVTKVGNIAGCYITDGQVQRDALIRVTRNGVVVEHDRKLAQLKRHKDDAKEVRAGMECGMKIDGYDDIKEGDVLECYRKVEFKRTLAGAEAAKK, encoded by the coding sequence TTGGCCAAGCAGAAGCGCATCTTCGAAATCGCGAAAGACCTGGGCGTGGACTCCAAGGCGATCGTGGCCAAGTGCCACGCCGAGGGGATCCCGGTGGAGACGGTGAAGAACCACATGTCCACCATCTCCGCGGGTCTGGAGCAGACCATCCGCGAGTGGTTCACCCAGCACGACACCTCGGGCGGGACGGCGACCGCCATCGAGACGTCGGAGAAGGTGGACCTGGATCAGGTGCGCACGAAGGCTCCGCGCCGGAAGAAGGCCTCGTCGAAGGATGAGGGCGGGGACACGGCGGCGACGACCACGGTCACGGTCGACGCGCCGGCGGATGCTCCGTCCGAGCCGATCGCGGCGCCGATGCCCGCAGTCACGCCGACAGCTCCCACTGCTGCCCCAGTTGCGCCGTCCGAGGTGAAGGCGCAGCCGGTGACGCCCGCGGTCGAGGTGAAGGCGCGGAAGATCGAGCCGACGATCAGCACGCAGCCGGCCAGCACGATCACGGCGACACCGACGCCGAGCCCGACGCAGGCGCCGGCGCCCGCGGCGATCCCGATGCCTCAGCCCACGCAGGTGGAGCGTCCCGCGGCGGCCGCGAGCCGTCCCACGGACGTTGCGGCGCAGGGCCCCGAGGGGCCGGGTGGCGGTGCGGGAACGGCGACGCCGACTCGGAACGAGCCGTCGCGCCCCCCTGTGCGTCCAAACGTGCCGGTGAAGCCGGCGCCGATGAATGTGCCATTGCGGCCGACGGGTGTATCGCCGGCGGGTCCGAAGCTCGAGGTGCGTGCACCGGTGAAGCTATCGGGGCCCAAGGTGGTTCGCGTGGAGGCGCCGGAAGTGCTGGCGCCGCCACGCCCGCGTGTGAACCGGCCGATGGGACCTGGTGGGCCGTCGGGCCCGATGGGACCTCGTCCCGGCGGGCCAGGGATGATGCCGGGCGGCGGCGGTGGTGATGATGATCGTCGCAACGCCCGCAGGGGCGGCGGCGCGGGGGCCGCGGCGGCCAAGCGCAGCAGCGGCCAGGGCGTGCCGGATCGTCGGCGTGGTCGCAGCGGCGCGGAGTGGTCGGGCTCTACGCAGGGGATCTTCAGCGAACAGGACCTGATCGAGCGCGAGGCACGCCTGGCCCGCGCGGGCGGGTTCCTCAAGAAGCGGAAGCAGGACCTGAAGAAGCCCGGGCAGCCGGCCGCACAGGACGCGGCCGCCGAGGGACGCATCCGCGTGACGGCCCCGTTCACGATCAAGGACCTCTCGGCTTCCACGGGCGTGAAGGCTTCGGAGATCACGAAGAAGCTGTTCATGCAGGGCATCATGCTCAAGATCAACGATCCGATCGCGGTGGAGAAGGCGGTCGAGATCATGATGGACTTCGACATTGAGCTGGAGGTGGTCGAGGCCCGCACAGCGGAGGAGACGGTGTCGGACCAGTTCGCGAAGCGCGAGGCGAAGGACCAGCGCCAGCGCGGCCCGGTGGTGACGATCCTCGGGCACGTGGACCATGGCAAGACGAGCCTGCTGGACAAGATCCGCAACGCGAACGTGGCGGCGGGCGAGGCCGGCGGCATCACGCAGAAGACCAGCGCGTTCGTCGCGGAGGTCGAGGTCGAGAACAACAAGCGGCAGGTCGTGTTCCTGGATACGCCCGGCCACGAGGCGTTCACGAGCATGCGTGCCCGCGGTGCGAAGATGACCGATGTCGTCGTGCTGGTGGTGTCGGCCCCCGAGGGCGTGATGCCGCAGACGGTGGAGTCGATCAACCACGCGAAGGCGGCCAAGGTGCCGATCGTGGTCGCGCTCAACAAGATCGACCGTCCCGATGCCACCGAGGCGCAGGTGCAGAAGACGCTGGGCGAGCTGGCCAAGGCCGGGCTCAACCCGGCTGAGTGGGGCGGCGACACGGAAGTGGTGCGCACCAGCGCGGTGACCGGCAAAGGCATCGACGAGCTGCTGACGGCGCTGGACTACCAGGCGCAGCTGCTGGAGCTCAAGGCGGACTTCGACGGCGCGGCCCAGGGCACCGTCATCGAAGCCAAGATGGAGGAGGGTCGCGGCGCGGTCGCCAGCATCCTCATCCAGCAGGGCAAGCTGAAGGTGGGCGACTTCATCGTCATGGGGCGCTCCTTCGGCAAGGTGCGCGACATCACGGACGACAAGGGCAAGCGGGTGCGCGAGGCGATGCCTCCGATGCCGGTGCAGGTGTCGGGAATCGACGTGGTGTGCGACGCGGGCGACAAGTTCTTCGTGACGGCCAACCTCAAGCAGGCCGAGGAAGCGGCGGAGCAGCGGCGTCAGCGCGAGCGTCACACGGCGCTGGCGGCCCCCAAGCTCACGCTGGACTCGCTGTTCAGCCAGATGCAGACGGCCCAGGGCGGGGAGAGCGCGGTCAAGGAGATCCGCATCATCCTCAAGACCGACCAGCAGGGCACGGTGGACGTGCTCAAGGGCGAGTGCGAGAAGATCGCGACGCCCGAGGTCAAGACCCGCGTCATCCACGCGGCGGTGGGCGGCATCACCGAGAGCGACGTGCTTCTGGCGGACGCGTCGAAGGCGATCATCATCGGCTTCAACGTGATCCCGAGCGGCAAGGCGCGGCAGCTGTCCGAGGCCAAGGGCGTGGAGATCCGCACGTACCAGGTCATCTACGACATCACCGACGACCTCAAGAAGGCGGCGGAGGGCATGCTGGCCCCCGAGGTGCGCGAGGAGGTCCTGGGTCACGCCGAGGTCCGCGCGGTGTTCAAGGTCACCAAGGTGGGCAACATCGCGGGCTGCTACATCACCGACGGCCAGGTGCAGCGCGACGCGCTCATCCGCGTCACCCGCAACGGCGTGGTGGTGGAGCACGACCGCAAGCTGGCCCAGCTCAAGCGGCACAAGGACGACGCCAAGGAGGTCCGTGCCGGCATGGAGTGCGGCATGAAGATCGACGGGTACGACGACATCAAGGAGGGCGACGTCCTGGAGTGCTACCGCAAGGTGGAGTTCAAGCGGACGCTGGCGGGGGCGGAGGCCGCGAAGAAGTAA
- a CDS encoding DUF503 domain-containing protein, producing the protein MVIGILQFELLIRGAESIKDKRRVVSSLKDKLHREHMVSVAEVALQDKMSVARMALAVVGNDGKHIGQTLDRIMAKLRALHDAELSGFSREVLHDPRGEPLPEGVDPLAALEHDEELAAEMLRLGENAIAGDGKPEGLR; encoded by the coding sequence ATGGTGATCGGCATCCTCCAGTTCGAGCTGCTCATCCGCGGCGCCGAGTCCATCAAGGACAAGCGGCGGGTGGTCAGTTCGCTCAAGGACAAGCTGCACCGCGAGCACATGGTGTCGGTGGCGGAGGTCGCGCTCCAGGACAAGATGTCCGTGGCGCGGATGGCCCTGGCGGTCGTCGGGAACGACGGCAAGCACATCGGGCAGACGCTCGACCGGATCATGGCGAAGCTGCGAGCCCTGCACGACGCGGAGCTCTCGGGGTTCAGCCGCGAGGTGCTGCACGATCCGCGGGGTGAGCCGCTGCCCGAAGGCGTCGATCCGCTTGCGGCGCTCGAGCATGATGAGGAGCTCGCGGCGGAGATGCTGCGGCTCGGTGAGAATGCGATCGCGGGTGACGGGAAACCGGAGGGACTCCGTTGA
- the rbfA gene encoding 30S ribosome-binding factor RbfA, whose protein sequence is MSHRLEQLTSAIERGVREVFARGFSDPRIGGLITVTSVRVLPDLSQAVINVSVLPQEKAELTLHGLSSAAKHIRHEVGEIVNTRTLPHFAFRLDSTLKKEAAILKELDKVRQDLATRPPPPPEPEGNNAESPPGTPGTDEGNP, encoded by the coding sequence TTGAGCCATCGGCTGGAGCAACTGACCAGCGCCATCGAGCGCGGCGTCCGCGAGGTGTTCGCCCGCGGGTTCAGCGACCCGCGGATCGGCGGGCTGATCACGGTGACCAGCGTGCGCGTGCTGCCCGACCTGTCGCAGGCGGTCATCAACGTATCGGTGCTGCCGCAGGAGAAGGCGGAGCTGACGCTGCACGGCCTGTCGAGCGCGGCCAAGCACATCCGGCACGAGGTCGGCGAGATCGTCAATACCCGCACGCTCCCCCACTTCGCCTTCCGGCTGGACAGCACCCTCAAGAAGGAGGCGGCGATCCTGAAGGAACTGGACAAGGTGCGGCAGGACCTGGCCACCCGCCCCCCGCCGCCGCCCGAGCCGGAGGGGAACAATGCGGAGAGTCCGCCCGGGACGCCGGGGACCGACGAGGGCAACCCGTGA
- a CDS encoding YebC/PmpR family DNA-binding transcriptional regulator: MAGHNKWSKIKHRKAVVDKRRGKVWTKISKAIIVAAKHGGPDPDSNLSLRYAIDEARYANMPRDTIERAIKKGAGGGDTANYETIRYEGYAPGGVAVIVDALTDNRTRTITDVRNAFSDAGGNVGASGCVAYMFQPRGQIVVMAKGVSEERMMELAIEAGALDAQAPEDAGEDDASWTILTEVPAFNGVKEALEKAGLAISAAELTMVPDNSVAVAGEQAKSVLELVDALEDLDDVQKVYTNAEIGDADLG; encoded by the coding sequence GTGGCTGGGCACAACAAGTGGAGCAAGATCAAGCACCGCAAGGCCGTGGTCGACAAGCGGCGGGGCAAGGTGTGGACCAAGATCAGCAAGGCGATCATCGTGGCGGCCAAGCACGGCGGGCCCGATCCTGACTCGAACCTGTCGCTGCGGTACGCGATCGACGAAGCGCGGTACGCCAACATGCCGCGGGACACGATCGAGCGCGCGATCAAGAAGGGGGCGGGCGGGGGCGACACGGCGAACTACGAGACGATCCGCTACGAGGGGTACGCGCCGGGCGGGGTCGCGGTGATCGTGGATGCGCTGACGGACAACCGAACGCGGACGATCACGGACGTGCGGAACGCGTTCAGCGACGCGGGGGGCAACGTCGGGGCGTCGGGGTGCGTGGCGTACATGTTCCAGCCGCGGGGGCAGATCGTGGTCATGGCGAAGGGCGTGAGCGAGGAGCGGATGATGGAGCTGGCGATCGAGGCGGGAGCGCTCGACGCACAGGCACCGGAGGACGCCGGCGAGGACGATGCTTCATGGACGATCCTGACCGAGGTGCCGGCCTTCAACGGTGTGAAGGAAGCGCTAGAGAAGGCGGGGCTGGCGATCAGCGCGGCCGAGCTGACGATGGTGCCGGACAACAGCGTGGCGGTCGCGGGCGAGCAGGCCAAGAGCGTGCTGGAGCTGGTGGATGCGCTCGAAGACCTCGACGACGTGCAGAAGGTGTATACGAATGCCGAGATCGGGGACGCGGACCTGGGCTGA
- a CDS encoding DUF2959 family protein, translating into MNRIATPLLVLVAIVFAAPLGCSKAYYRTMEAFGKEKRDILTSRVKEAQEGQEEAKEQFESALDRFSKLVNAPDSDLRKAYNRAKDDFDRSESRANAVRDKVDAVEEVGRDLFNEWERELKEYSTEDARSRSRRQLQETRRRYDQMLAAMKRAEASMDPVLDRFRDAVLSLKHTLNAEAVAALRGTVSDLEDEVESLIKDMERSIEESNRFIAQMQKAEE; encoded by the coding sequence ATGAACCGAATTGCAACGCCGCTCCTCGTGCTGGTCGCAATCGTCTTTGCCGCCCCCCTCGGCTGCTCCAAAGCCTACTACCGCACCATGGAGGCCTTCGGCAAGGAGAAGCGCGACATCCTCACTTCCCGCGTGAAGGAAGCCCAGGAGGGGCAGGAAGAGGCCAAGGAGCAGTTCGAGTCCGCACTTGACCGCTTCAGCAAGCTCGTCAACGCACCCGACTCCGACCTCCGCAAGGCCTACAACCGCGCCAAGGACGACTTCGACAGGAGCGAGTCCCGCGCCAACGCCGTGCGCGACAAGGTCGACGCCGTGGAGGAGGTCGGTCGCGACCTGTTCAACGAGTGGGAGCGCGAGCTCAAGGAGTACAGCACCGAGGACGCCCGCTCACGCTCGCGCCGCCAGCTCCAGGAAACCCGCCGCCGCTACGACCAGATGCTCGCCGCCATGAAGCGGGCCGAGGCCTCCATGGACCCCGTGCTCGACCGCTTCCGTGACGCCGTGCTCAGCCTCAAGCACACCCTCAACGCCGAGGCTGTCGCCGCCCTCCGCGGCACCGTCTCCGACCTCGAGGACGAGGTCGAGTCCCTCATCAAGGACATGGAGCGCTCCATCGAGGAGAGCAACCGCTTCATCGCACAGATGCAGAAGGCCGAAGAGTAA
- a CDS encoding PIN domain-containing protein, which translates to MPEQVFIDSAGLLAILSEDDEHHAKAVTLFAELNRTATRYVTSDFVLGEFLASASRVIIRAEAAITVDQLRRSARVTIVEGTRVLWDRSFDLYKSRPDKQWSLVDCSSMLLCADFNIHRVLTTDHHLEQAGLVRLLR; encoded by the coding sequence ATGCCAGAACAGGTCTTCATCGACTCCGCCGGTCTGCTTGCCATCCTGAGCGAGGATGACGAGCACCACGCGAAGGCGGTCACCTTGTTCGCGGAACTCAACCGGACCGCAACCCGGTACGTGACCTCCGACTTTGTACTCGGCGAGTTTCTAGCGTCGGCGTCCCGAGTCATCATCCGTGCGGAAGCGGCGATCACCGTCGATCAGCTGCGTCGCTCCGCCCGCGTGACCATTGTCGAGGGGACGCGGGTACTCTGGGACCGCTCTTTCGATCTGTACAAGAGCCGCCCAGACAAGCAGTGGTCACTTGTTGATTGCTCCAGCATGCTGCTCTGCGCGGACTTCAACATTCATCGGGTTCTCACGACCGATCACCACCTTGAGCAGGCCGGGCTCGTCCGTCTCCTCCGCTGA
- the rpsU gene encoding 30S ribosomal protein S21: MAIRVKSRGGESVEGLMRRFKKLCEKEGLTKDIKRKEFYEKPSERRRRAARKSQVRRIKTELGPMAKPAKPEKRD; the protein is encoded by the coding sequence ATGGCGATCCGAGTGAAGTCCCGTGGTGGCGAGAGTGTCGAGGGCCTGATGCGCCGCTTCAAGAAGCTGTGCGAGAAGGAAGGCCTGACGAAGGACATCAAGCGCAAGGAGTTCTACGAGAAGCCCTCCGAGCGCCGCCGCCGGGCCGCCCGCAAGAGCCAGGTCCGCCGCATCAAGACCGAGCTTGGGCCGATGGCCAAGCCCGCCAAGCCCGAGAAGCGCGACTAA
- a CDS encoding sodium-translocating pyrophosphatase, with product MSLLVTKQKSLWCLGVLFAALVSFLSPAAIAQNTGLAGDPPKVDIRPLGEAVKQAGKHHGGGEANLVLPDVGQVKFFNGSVGGDQLLLAGVVVSALGMLFGLLIYAQLKNMPVHKAMLDVSELIYVTCKSYMVQQGKFLMLLWAFIAVAVGWYFGWLVPNPEGGTGLSMGKVAIILAFSLLGMAGSYGVAWFGIRVNTFANSRAAFASLRGKPFPCYAIPLKAGMSIGMALISVELLIMLGILLWVPGEVSGACLIGFAIGESLGASALRIAGGIFTKIADIGSDLMKIVFKIKEDDARNPGVIADCVGDNAGDSVGPSADGFETYGVTGVALITFIMLAINANTAGPDYQTIQIQLLVWLFAMRIIMVIASALSYFLNEAAAKAKYSNAPKMNFEHPLTTLVFLTSIVSVVLTFLASYYLIPTIAGDNTWWWKLSLIITCGTAAGAIIPELVKVFTSTNSRHVREVVTSSEQGGASLNILSGFVAGNFSAYWLGIAIMVLMGLAYWVSNYFPGMQDHGSTIMMAPAVFAFGLVAFGFLGMGPVTIAVDSYGPVTDNAQSVYELSTIETTPGINEDIQKNFGFKPEFEKAKEFLEENDGAGNTFKATAKPVLIGTAVVGATTMVFAIIVALTHGLETQYLAKLSLLHPPFLLGLITGGAVIYWFTGSSTQAVSTGAYRAVEFIKANIKLEGSTKASVEDSQKVVTICTQYAQKGMFNIFLGVFFATLAFAFYESFFFIGYLVSIALFGLYQAIFMANAGGAWDNAKKIVETDPAFKGTGRGKGSDLHAATVVGDTVGDPFKDTSSVAMNPVIKFTTLFGLLAVELAVSMKGEDGETHTTLTMALTGLFFAVSAFFVYRSFYGMMIGRVAVPARH from the coding sequence ATGTCCCTCCTGGTGACCAAGCAGAAGTCCTTGTGGTGCCTGGGTGTGCTCTTCGCCGCCCTGGTGTCTTTCCTGAGCCCCGCAGCAATTGCGCAGAACACCGGCCTCGCGGGCGATCCGCCAAAGGTCGACATCCGGCCGCTGGGCGAGGCCGTGAAGCAGGCGGGCAAGCACCACGGCGGTGGCGAGGCCAACCTCGTGCTGCCGGACGTGGGGCAGGTGAAGTTCTTCAACGGCAGCGTCGGCGGTGACCAGCTGCTGCTGGCGGGCGTGGTCGTGTCCGCGCTGGGCATGCTGTTCGGCCTGCTGATCTACGCGCAGCTCAAGAACATGCCGGTGCACAAGGCGATGCTCGACGTTTCCGAGCTGATCTACGTCACGTGCAAGAGCTACATGGTGCAGCAGGGCAAGTTCCTGATGCTTCTCTGGGCGTTCATCGCGGTGGCGGTGGGCTGGTACTTCGGCTGGCTGGTGCCCAACCCCGAGGGCGGCACGGGCCTGTCCATGGGCAAGGTCGCGATTATTCTGGCCTTCTCGCTGCTGGGCATGGCGGGCTCGTACGGGGTGGCGTGGTTTGGCATCCGCGTGAACACGTTCGCCAACAGCCGCGCGGCGTTCGCGTCGCTGCGGGGCAAGCCGTTCCCGTGCTACGCGATCCCGTTGAAGGCGGGCATGTCGATCGGCATGGCGCTGATCTCGGTCGAGCTGCTGATCATGCTGGGCATCCTGCTGTGGGTGCCGGGCGAGGTGTCGGGCGCGTGCCTCATCGGCTTCGCCATCGGCGAGTCGCTGGGCGCTTCGGCCCTGCGTATCGCGGGCGGCATCTTCACGAAGATCGCGGACATCGGCTCCGACCTGATGAAGATCGTCTTCAAGATCAAGGAGGACGACGCCCGCAACCCCGGCGTGATCGCCGACTGCGTGGGTGACAACGCGGGCGACTCGGTGGGCCCCTCCGCCGACGGCTTTGAGACCTACGGCGTCACGGGCGTGGCCCTGATCACGTTCATCATGCTCGCGATCAACGCCAACACCGCGGGCCCGGACTACCAGACGATCCAGATCCAGCTGCTTGTCTGGCTGTTCGCGATGCGCATCATCATGGTGATCGCGTCCGCCCTGTCCTACTTCCTCAACGAGGCCGCGGCCAAGGCCAAGTATAGCAACGCCCCCAAGATGAACTTCGAGCACCCGCTGACGACGCTGGTGTTCCTGACCTCGATCGTGTCGGTGGTGCTGACCTTCCTGGCCTCGTACTACCTGATCCCGACGATCGCGGGCGACAACACCTGGTGGTGGAAGCTGTCGCTGATCATCACCTGCGGCACGGCCGCGGGCGCGATCATCCCTGAGCTGGTGAAGGTGTTCACCTCGACCAACTCGCGGCACGTTCGTGAGGTCGTGACGAGCTCGGAGCAGGGCGGGGCGTCGCTCAACATTCTGTCGGGCTTCGTCGCCGGCAACTTCTCGGCTTACTGGCTGGGCATCGCCATCATGGTGCTGATGGGTCTGGCATACTGGGTGAGCAACTACTTCCCGGGCATGCAGGACCACGGCAGCACGATCATGATGGCGCCGGCGGTGTTCGCTTTCGGCCTCGTTGCCTTCGGCTTCCTGGGCATGGGCCCGGTGACGATCGCCGTGGACAGCTACGGCCCGGTGACGGACAACGCCCAGTCGGTGTATGAGCTCTCGACGATCGAGACGACGCCGGGGATCAACGAGGACATCCAGAAGAACTTCGGGTTCAAGCCCGAGTTCGAGAAGGCCAAGGAGTTCCTGGAGGAGAACGACGGCGCGGGCAACACCTTCAAGGCGACCGCCAAGCCGGTGCTGATCGGCACCGCGGTGGTGGGCGCCACGACGATGGTGTTCGCGATCATCGTGGCCCTGACGCACGGGCTGGAGACCCAGTACCTTGCGAAGCTGTCGCTGCTGCACCCGCCCTTCCTGCTGGGCCTGATCACGGGCGGCGCGGTGATCTACTGGTTCACCGGCTCCTCCACGCAGGCGGTGTCCACGGGCGCGTACCGCGCGGTGGAGTTCATCAAGGCCAACATCAAGCTCGAGGGCTCGACCAAGGCGAGCGTTGAGGACAGCCAGAAGGTGGTGACCATCTGCACGCAGTACGCGCAGAAGGGCATGTTCAACATCTTCCTGGGCGTGTTCTTCGCGACGCTCGCGTTCGCGTTCTACGAATCGTTCTTCTTCATCGGGTACCTGGTGTCGATCGCGCTGTTCGGCCTGTACCAGGCGATCTTCATGGCCAACGCTGGCGGCGCCTGGGATAACGCCAAGAAGATTGTCGAGACCGACCCCGCCTTCAAGGGAACCGGTCGCGGCAAGGGCAGCGACCTGCACGCGGCCACGGTCGTGGGCGATACCGTCGGCGACCCGTTCAAGGACACCAGCTCGGTGGCTATGAACCCGGTGATCAAGTTCACCACGCTGTTCGGCCTGCTGGCCGTGGAACTGGCGGTGAGCATGAAGGGCGAGGACGGCGAGACGCACACGACGCTGACGATGGCCCTGACCGGGCTGTTCTTCGCGGTGTCGGCGTTCTTTGTGTACCGCTCGTTCTACGGGATGATGATCGGGCGGGTCGCGGTTCCGGCGCGGCACTGA